One genomic segment of Mycolicibacterium psychrotolerans includes these proteins:
- a CDS encoding alpha/beta fold hydrolase — protein MRTTDVAGATLRRGEKIFEVNGGNVVYEILGKQGDFIALTPGGRFSKDIEGLRPLAQALVKGGYRVLLWDRPNCGKSDVQFYGQSESHMRAETLHALITGLGIGPCILAGGSGGARDSMLTTMLYPEIVRKLVVWNIVGGIYGTFVLGSYYIVPSILAVRGTGMRGVIQVGEWKERIAENPANEDRLLSFGADEFLKLMLRWLNAFVSKPGQTIPGVDDEMFDRIRVPTLIIRGGENDMDHPKRTSLEVSCLIKGSTLIDPPWPEDAWERAAQARASGKVKRFNMFDTWVQAAPAILDFLGR, from the coding sequence ATGAGAACCACTGACGTGGCCGGCGCGACACTGAGGCGCGGCGAGAAGATCTTCGAGGTCAACGGCGGCAATGTCGTCTACGAAATCCTGGGCAAGCAGGGCGATTTCATCGCGCTGACTCCCGGCGGACGGTTCAGCAAGGACATCGAGGGGCTGCGGCCGCTGGCGCAGGCACTGGTCAAGGGCGGGTACCGCGTGCTGTTGTGGGACCGGCCCAACTGCGGGAAGTCCGACGTGCAGTTCTACGGACAGAGCGAGTCCCACATGCGCGCCGAAACGCTGCACGCCCTGATCACCGGCCTGGGCATCGGACCGTGCATCCTGGCCGGCGGCTCGGGCGGCGCGCGCGACTCGATGCTGACCACGATGCTGTATCCGGAGATCGTCCGCAAACTCGTGGTGTGGAACATCGTCGGCGGGATCTACGGCACGTTCGTCCTCGGTTCCTACTACATCGTGCCCAGCATCCTCGCGGTGCGCGGTACCGGGATGCGCGGTGTGATCCAGGTCGGCGAGTGGAAGGAGCGGATCGCCGAGAACCCCGCGAACGAGGACCGGTTGCTGTCGTTCGGCGCCGACGAGTTCCTGAAGCTGATGTTGCGCTGGCTCAACGCGTTCGTCTCGAAGCCGGGCCAGACCATCCCCGGCGTCGACGACGAGATGTTCGACCGCATCCGGGTTCCCACGCTGATCATCCGCGGTGGCGAGAACGACATGGACCACCCCAAGCGCACCTCGCTGGAGGTCAGCTGTCTGATCAAGGGCTCGACGCTGATCGACCCGCCGTGGCCGGAGGATGCCTGGGAGCGCGCCGCGCAAGCGCGGGCGTCAGGAAAGGTGAAGCGTTTCAACATGTTCGACACCTGGGTGCAGGCCGCGCCCGCGATCCTCGATTTTCTGGGGCGCTGA
- a CDS encoding Rieske (2Fe-2S) protein, producing the protein MTEAQKSPRLAQGREHVVATIDEIPPGTHKLVPIGRHGVGVYNVNGTFYAIANYCPHEGGPLCSGRARGRTVVDEDVPGDAVMVRDKEFIYCPWHQWGFELATGTTAVKPEWSIRTYPVRVVGNDVLVQA; encoded by the coding sequence GTGACCGAGGCACAGAAGTCGCCCCGGCTGGCCCAGGGGCGCGAACACGTGGTCGCTACCATCGACGAAATCCCGCCCGGCACACACAAGCTCGTGCCGATCGGCCGTCACGGAGTGGGGGTCTACAACGTCAACGGCACCTTCTACGCGATCGCCAACTACTGTCCCCACGAGGGCGGTCCGCTGTGCTCCGGTCGCGCACGGGGGCGCACCGTCGTCGACGAGGACGTACCCGGTGACGCCGTGATGGTCCGGGACAAGGAATTCATCTACTGCCCCTGGCACCAGTGGGGTTTCGAGCTCGCGACCGGGACCACGGCGGTCAAACCCGAGTGGAGCATCCGCACCTACCCGGTACGCGTGGTGGGCAACGACGTGCTGGTGCAGGCATGA
- a CDS encoding amidohydrolase family protein produces MTVTAGTQSRDRITPTERIPVRCVDSDVHPMPRRGELVEYIPEPWRSRYFLSHPRGEAIYYDAPDYAHSYAMRVDSFPPDGEFACSDPDLALKQLIMEAGSDIAILEPTHGEMRLSEATHAMCVATNQWLANHWLDSHNNWHERWRGSICVAIEEPASAAEEIEKWAGHPYMAQVLIKAEPRPSWGDPRYDPIWAAAVKHDITVSCHLSRGYYETLPFPPVGIPSYNHDFMVTYSLLAANQVMSLIFDGVFDRFPTLRIVFVEHAFTWILPLMWRMDAIYEKRKRWVDIKRKPSEYVKDHIKFTTQPLDYPEDKTELTRALEWMECEKILLFSSDYPHWTFDDPRWLVKHLPEHAREAVMFRNGIATYKLPDTVPALEGQVRVF; encoded by the coding sequence ATGACGGTTACGGCCGGCACCCAGTCCCGCGACCGCATCACCCCCACCGAGCGCATCCCTGTGCGGTGCGTGGACTCGGACGTGCACCCGATGCCGCGCCGAGGGGAGCTGGTCGAATACATCCCCGAACCGTGGCGCAGTCGGTACTTCCTGTCACACCCGCGCGGGGAGGCCATCTACTACGACGCCCCCGACTACGCGCACTCCTATGCGATGCGGGTGGACTCCTTCCCGCCCGACGGGGAATTCGCCTGCAGCGACCCTGATCTGGCGCTCAAGCAGCTGATCATGGAGGCCGGCTCCGACATCGCGATTCTCGAGCCGACACACGGCGAGATGCGGCTCTCCGAGGCCACCCACGCGATGTGCGTGGCCACCAATCAGTGGCTGGCCAACCACTGGCTGGACTCGCACAACAACTGGCACGAGCGATGGCGTGGTTCGATCTGCGTGGCGATCGAGGAGCCGGCGTCAGCCGCCGAGGAGATCGAGAAGTGGGCCGGCCACCCGTACATGGCACAGGTTCTGATCAAGGCGGAGCCGCGGCCGTCGTGGGGAGACCCGCGCTACGACCCGATCTGGGCCGCTGCGGTCAAACACGACATCACCGTCAGCTGTCACCTGTCCCGCGGCTATTACGAGACGCTGCCGTTCCCGCCGGTCGGTATCCCGAGCTACAACCACGATTTCATGGTCACCTACTCGCTTCTGGCGGCCAACCAGGTGATGAGCCTGATCTTCGACGGTGTGTTCGACCGGTTCCCCACGCTGCGCATCGTGTTCGTCGAGCACGCTTTCACGTGGATCCTGCCGCTGATGTGGCGCATGGACGCCATCTACGAGAAGCGCAAGCGCTGGGTCGACATCAAGCGCAAGCCCAGCGAGTACGTCAAGGACCACATCAAGTTCACCACCCAGCCGCTGGACTATCCCGAGGACAAGACGGAACTCACGCGGGCGCTGGAATGGATGGAGTGCGAGAAGATCCTGCTGTTCTCCAGCGACTACCCGCACTGGACGTTCGACGATCCACGCTGGCTGGTCAAGCATCTTCCCGAGCACGCCCGCGAAGCGGTGATGTTCCGCAACGGCATCGCGACCTACAAGCTGCCGGACACCGTGCCGGCGCTCGAGGGCCAGGTCCGGGTCTTCTAG
- a CDS encoding amidohydrolase family protein, with product MIDLSDGAQTVRIPLIDASVHIFFGSNKDLRKNFLREPFSSRGFPDYEMDWYGAPGGEYAKGTQGPDGQYPGSDVDTVAEHLFTDRGVDVAVLHPMTRGIMPDRHLGTAIAAAHNEMMVTRWLEHGEYGARFRGTIRVNPDDIAGALREIEKYRGHPRVVQIGVPLQSRELYGKPQYWPLWEAAVDAGLPVAVHIEVGNGIMLSPTPSGATRTYEQYLGFMSLNYLYHLMNMIAEGVFERYDGLKMVWADGAADMLTPFMWRMDCFGRPHLEQTPWAPKMPSEYLSRHTYFIESGLDGPGDVEYAGEWLDFTGKDRMTMFGSSYPHWSMHGPTFASAMTDEQRMRICWRNAAELYGIDVTAGAVAQ from the coding sequence GTGATCGACCTCAGTGACGGCGCACAGACCGTCAGAATCCCCCTGATCGATGCCAGCGTGCACATCTTCTTCGGGTCGAACAAGGACTTGCGCAAGAACTTCCTTCGCGAACCCTTCAGCAGCCGCGGCTTCCCCGACTACGAGATGGACTGGTACGGCGCGCCCGGCGGCGAGTATGCGAAGGGCACGCAGGGCCCTGACGGCCAGTACCCGGGCTCCGACGTCGACACCGTCGCCGAGCACCTGTTCACCGACCGCGGTGTCGACGTTGCCGTGCTGCACCCGATGACGCGGGGCATCATGCCGGACCGCCACCTTGGCACCGCGATCGCCGCCGCGCACAACGAGATGATGGTGACGCGGTGGCTGGAGCACGGCGAGTACGGTGCCCGGTTCCGCGGCACGATCCGGGTGAATCCCGACGACATCGCCGGCGCGCTCCGCGAGATCGAGAAGTACCGCGGCCATCCACGCGTGGTCCAGATCGGTGTCCCCCTCCAGTCGCGCGAACTGTACGGAAAGCCGCAGTACTGGCCACTGTGGGAGGCCGCCGTCGACGCCGGGCTGCCGGTGGCGGTGCACATCGAGGTCGGCAACGGGATCATGCTGTCACCCACGCCCTCCGGAGCGACGCGCACCTATGAGCAGTACCTCGGTTTCATGTCGCTGAACTACCTGTACCACCTGATGAACATGATCGCCGAGGGCGTCTTCGAACGATACGACGGTCTGAAGATGGTGTGGGCCGACGGGGCGGCGGACATGCTGACGCCGTTCATGTGGCGGATGGACTGCTTCGGCCGCCCTCACCTGGAGCAGACCCCGTGGGCGCCGAAGATGCCCAGCGAATACCTCTCCCGGCACACATATTTCATCGAGAGTGGGCTGGACGGCCCCGGAGACGTCGAGTACGCCGGCGAGTGGCTCGACTTCACCGGCAAGGACCGGATGACGATGTTCGGCTCCAGCTATCCGCACTGGAGCATGCACGGGCCGACATTCGCGTCGGCGATGACCGATGAGCAACGGATGCGGATCTGCTGGCGCAACGCCGCTGAGCTGTACGGCATCGACGTCACCGCCGGCGCGGTCGCACAGTAG
- a CDS encoding acyl-CoA dehydrogenase family protein, which translates to MLLEFDADQRLWQETVRDAVAKQCPATLIRDIAENGVDTAPLWAGYCDAGWTELTDPTNAVELAIVLEELGRATDPTPFLATLTQFAPLVGERFDPQSAGAAVYSGVTAVRDTKGWVLTGTDRFVLDGDRAERLAVLTPAGVFLVGAEQVTTRRLDVFDPVLHVAEVRLAGVHVADSDRLPADTERARHIALMGMAATMVGACQRILDLVVEHAKSRSQFGVAIGTFQAVQHKATDMFVAIERARALMYFSALTIAADDPRRRLAAAMAKASAGECQSLVFRHGIQLFGAMGFTWENDLQFALKRAKAGELMLGGAAQHRAMIADEYGRDL; encoded by the coding sequence ATGCTGCTGGAATTCGACGCCGATCAACGGCTGTGGCAGGAGACCGTGCGCGACGCGGTCGCCAAGCAGTGCCCGGCCACGCTGATCCGGGATATCGCCGAGAACGGCGTCGATACGGCGCCGTTGTGGGCCGGCTACTGCGACGCCGGGTGGACGGAACTGACCGATCCCACGAATGCGGTGGAGCTGGCGATCGTGCTCGAGGAACTCGGCCGGGCAACGGATCCGACGCCGTTTCTGGCCACACTGACCCAATTCGCGCCCCTGGTCGGCGAACGGTTCGATCCGCAGAGTGCGGGCGCGGCGGTGTACTCGGGTGTGACCGCGGTCCGTGACACCAAGGGGTGGGTGCTGACCGGGACGGACCGGTTCGTGCTCGACGGTGATCGTGCCGAGCGCCTGGCGGTCCTCACCCCGGCCGGGGTGTTCCTCGTCGGCGCGGAGCAGGTGACGACGCGGCGGCTGGACGTGTTCGACCCGGTGCTGCACGTGGCCGAGGTGAGGTTGGCGGGCGTCCACGTCGCCGACAGTGACCGCCTGCCCGCCGACACCGAGCGTGCCCGCCACATCGCGCTGATGGGGATGGCCGCCACCATGGTGGGCGCGTGCCAGCGCATCCTCGACCTGGTCGTGGAGCATGCGAAGAGTCGCAGCCAGTTCGGTGTCGCGATCGGCACGTTCCAGGCCGTGCAGCACAAGGCGACCGACATGTTCGTCGCGATCGAGAGAGCACGTGCGCTGATGTACTTCTCGGCGTTGACCATCGCCGCCGACGATCCGCGCAGACGGCTCGCGGCCGCGATGGCGAAAGCATCGGCGGGGGAGTGCCAGTCGCTGGTGTTCCGCCACGGCATCCAACTGTTCGGGGCGATGGGCTTCACGTGGGAGAACGATCTGCAGTTCGCACTCAAGCGCGCCAAGGCCGGCGAGTTGATGCTGGGCGGTGCCGCGCAGCACCGGGCCATGATCGCCGACGAATACGGGAGGGATCTCTAG
- a CDS encoding acyl-CoA dehydrogenase family protein, with protein MQLAFDSDVEEFRAEFSAFLDEHTPSAAQTVERPRSVSHMPQWARDWQRLLFDNGWLLPAQPPEFGGRNASVLQTFVHAEELCRRRIYHSFNPQGVNIIAASLLTFGTDEQKHRWAVPVLRGERTASLGMSEPSAGSDLASLRTRAVQDGDHFVVNGQKVWTSGAHDADFLLTFVRTDPDAAKHKGISVLLIPTDLDGVVCRPFADMCGMDNLDFNEVFFTDVRVPVEHLVGPLNGGWGVANGSLGHERTMMWLGFADRIANCIADFQPTTALERDALATSIMDYEALRLLGSVGIAKAARGEVDVASVSIPKLLGAEAEQRVEGLALEASGPDGLLHPATSGPYAHMNLDHYFASWFERYARSFGGTIAGGTSEIQRNIIAQQVLGLPRR; from the coding sequence ATGCAGCTGGCCTTCGACTCCGACGTCGAGGAGTTCCGCGCGGAGTTCTCCGCATTCCTCGACGAGCACACCCCCTCCGCCGCGCAGACTGTGGAGCGGCCGCGTTCGGTCTCGCACATGCCGCAGTGGGCGCGGGACTGGCAGCGCCTGCTGTTCGACAACGGCTGGTTGCTGCCCGCGCAGCCGCCCGAGTTCGGCGGCCGCAACGCCTCGGTACTGCAGACGTTCGTCCATGCCGAGGAGCTGTGCCGGCGTCGGATCTACCACAGCTTCAACCCGCAGGGCGTCAACATCATCGCGGCGTCGCTGCTGACGTTCGGCACCGACGAACAGAAGCACCGATGGGCGGTGCCGGTCCTGCGGGGCGAACGCACCGCGTCGCTGGGCATGAGCGAGCCCAGCGCCGGGTCGGATCTGGCGTCGTTGCGCACCAGAGCCGTTCAGGATGGCGACCACTTCGTGGTGAACGGTCAGAAGGTCTGGACCTCCGGGGCCCATGACGCCGACTTCCTTCTCACGTTCGTCCGGACCGACCCGGATGCCGCAAAGCACAAGGGAATCAGCGTGCTGCTGATCCCGACCGATCTCGACGGCGTGGTGTGCCGGCCGTTCGCCGACATGTGCGGAATGGACAACCTCGACTTCAACGAGGTGTTCTTCACCGACGTCCGCGTCCCCGTCGAGCACCTCGTCGGTCCCCTCAACGGTGGCTGGGGCGTCGCCAACGGTTCGCTCGGCCATGAGCGCACGATGATGTGGCTCGGGTTCGCCGACCGGATCGCCAACTGCATCGCCGACTTCCAGCCGACGACGGCTCTCGAGCGCGATGCGCTGGCCACCAGCATCATGGACTACGAAGCGTTGCGGCTGCTGGGCTCGGTGGGCATCGCCAAGGCCGCGCGGGGCGAGGTCGATGTCGCGTCGGTGTCGATCCCGAAACTCTTGGGGGCCGAAGCCGAACAGCGTGTCGAGGGGCTCGCGTTGGAGGCGTCCGGTCCCGACGGGCTCCTCCACCCCGCGACGTCGGGGCCCTACGCGCACATGAACCTCGACCACTACTTCGCGAGCTGGTTCGAGCGGTACGCCCGCAGCTTCGGCGGCACCATCGCGGGCGGCACATCGGAGATCCAGCGCAACATCATCGCCCAGCAGGTGCTCGGGCTGCCGAGGCGGTAG
- a CDS encoding LLM class flavin-dependent oxidoreductase produces the protein MRVQPAAFLRTTLPLDLSQLEQLDSGRYHSIWMPDHMVSFWPDSIWTPEFTDLAVASPSPHRHLDGMAVAAAAAVLTENVPLVTSVVDTVRRHPSLLAQSALTIDHLAKGRFILGLGSGEAENITPYGFDFTRPVSRFEEALQVIRLLWDSDGPVDFDGRFYRLRHARLDTEPYDGRPPPIWIGASGPRVLDIAGRYADGWWPAGAWTPEDYAEKLDAVRASAERAGRDPMGITPCFIQVCVMGRDEAALAEVLAAPLVKCFLLQVTAELLRGHGFEHPMGPAWRGFHDIDPAVLTRERIIEFLDRVQPEMILAVVPHGTPKQVAHIVADYVDAGLRVPKILDYSAMAGLDHAAESARNVRDAEDELLSLCRGVQ, from the coding sequence GTGCGCGTCCAGCCCGCAGCCTTCCTGCGGACCACGCTCCCGCTGGACCTGAGTCAGCTGGAGCAGCTGGACAGCGGGCGCTACCACTCGATCTGGATGCCCGACCACATGGTCAGTTTCTGGCCGGACTCCATCTGGACACCCGAGTTCACGGATCTGGCGGTCGCTTCCCCGTCCCCGCACCGCCACCTCGACGGCATGGCCGTCGCGGCGGCGGCGGCGGTGCTGACCGAGAACGTGCCACTGGTGACCAGTGTCGTCGACACCGTACGACGCCACCCGTCCTTGCTGGCTCAGAGCGCCCTGACCATCGATCACCTCGCCAAGGGCCGCTTCATCCTCGGGCTCGGCAGCGGCGAGGCTGAGAACATCACACCCTACGGATTCGACTTCACCAGGCCTGTAAGCCGTTTCGAGGAGGCGCTACAGGTCATCCGGCTGCTGTGGGACAGCGACGGACCCGTCGACTTCGACGGACGCTTCTATCGACTTCGCCACGCCCGGCTGGACACCGAGCCCTACGACGGCAGGCCGCCTCCCATCTGGATCGGCGCCAGCGGTCCGCGCGTGCTCGACATCGCCGGCCGGTACGCCGACGGCTGGTGGCCGGCAGGCGCGTGGACGCCCGAGGATTACGCCGAGAAGCTCGACGCGGTCCGGGCTTCCGCCGAGCGCGCGGGCCGCGACCCGATGGGGATCACGCCCTGCTTCATCCAGGTGTGCGTGATGGGCCGCGACGAGGCCGCGCTCGCCGAGGTTCTCGCAGCGCCGCTGGTCAAATGCTTCCTGCTGCAGGTGACTGCGGAGTTGTTGCGCGGACACGGTTTCGAGCATCCGATGGGGCCGGCTTGGCGCGGCTTCCACGACATCGACCCCGCAGTGCTCACCCGCGAGCGCATCATCGAGTTCCTCGATCGTGTACAGCCGGAGATGATCCTCGCTGTCGTGCCGCACGGGACGCCGAAGCAGGTCGCCCACATTGTCGCCGACTACGTCGACGCCGGTCTGCGGGTGCCCAAGATCCTCGACTACAGCGCGATGGCGGGGCTCGATCACGCCGCGGAGTCGGCGCGAAACGTTCGTGACGCCGAGGACGAGTTGTTGTCACTGTGCCGAGGAGTGCAGTGA
- a CDS encoding sulfotransferase family protein, producing the protein MSARLDAEAMLRRAEEQTGLHDYGDPTLPQRFGVAVEFLDDQDMDAHGRSQAADVCHWLLTTRLEFFADRERLPVRDEVIERPMFVTGEPRSGTTLMHALMSVDPNARALRFWEVMYPSPPPGVSADDDPRRARADAHWREINAKMPKWLHSHPYNDMLGDGLPEDERTWAFDFRVMTPTTWWRVPMQTVVGGLPTDATAQYRIHKAMLQHCQYARAPKQWVLKGFHGFRLAELFTAYPDATLLWLHRDPVQVAASRTMMMADILEGIVGPIDLRAAAATHLALTRESIANTMTNPMVGDPRIMHVRYTDFLADPVATVRRYYGFGGRVLTDEAEQAMRTYLAANKGDRHGKFRYSASLLTDIGERLEALHEEFRPFRERFGVDIEQRA; encoded by the coding sequence GTGAGCGCGCGACTCGACGCCGAGGCGATGCTCCGCAGGGCCGAAGAGCAGACGGGCCTTCACGACTACGGTGATCCGACGCTGCCGCAACGGTTCGGTGTCGCCGTCGAGTTCCTCGACGACCAGGACATGGATGCGCACGGCCGCAGCCAGGCCGCCGACGTCTGCCACTGGCTGCTCACCACACGGCTGGAGTTCTTCGCAGATCGCGAGCGATTACCGGTGCGCGACGAGGTGATCGAGCGGCCGATGTTCGTCACCGGGGAGCCGCGCTCGGGCACCACGCTGATGCACGCGCTGATGTCGGTGGACCCGAACGCCCGCGCATTGCGGTTCTGGGAGGTCATGTACCCGTCGCCCCCGCCGGGCGTCAGCGCAGACGACGATCCGCGCCGGGCGCGCGCCGATGCGCACTGGCGGGAGATCAACGCGAAGATGCCCAAGTGGTTGCACAGCCACCCCTACAACGACATGCTCGGCGACGGCCTTCCCGAGGACGAACGCACCTGGGCGTTCGACTTTCGGGTGATGACGCCCACGACATGGTGGAGGGTGCCGATGCAGACGGTGGTCGGGGGGCTGCCCACCGACGCGACCGCGCAGTACCGTATCCACAAGGCGATGCTGCAGCACTGTCAGTATGCGAGAGCACCGAAGCAATGGGTGCTCAAAGGCTTTCATGGATTTCGGTTGGCCGAGTTGTTCACCGCCTACCCGGACGCGACGCTGCTGTGGCTGCACCGTGACCCCGTGCAGGTTGCGGCGTCGCGCACGATGATGATGGCCGACATCCTCGAGGGCATCGTCGGACCGATCGATCTGCGGGCCGCGGCGGCGACGCACCTGGCGCTGACACGGGAGAGCATCGCGAACACCATGACGAACCCGATGGTCGGCGATCCGAGGATCATGCATGTCCGCTATACCGATTTCCTCGCTGATCCGGTCGCGACGGTGCGCCGCTACTACGGTTTCGGCGGCCGTGTCCTGACTGACGAGGCGGAGCAGGCGATGCGCACCTACCTGGCCGCCAACAAGGGTGACCGGCATGGGAAGTTCCGCTACTCCGCGTCGCTGCTGACCGACATCGGCGAACGGCTCGAGGCGTTGCACGAAGAATTTCGGCCCTTCCGTGAGCGTTTCGGCGTCGACATCGAGCAACGGGCCTGA
- a CDS encoding sugar phosphate isomerase/epimerase family protein: protein MSGIDERLSVHDVTFLGATVDELCAHWQALGVRRLSVIDTEMTDGRMMEVVSAQGYSVNTVYHLFTSTEGLRRVIDDAAAVGARSVYMLTGGRGVLSWEDAADRFCAAVLPCLDDARAAGIDLAIENASGLYADIHIAHTLADTVELAERAGLGICIDLFHCWTEAHLTALIDRALPRTVAIQVSDYVLGDRALPARAVPGDGAIPIESVVAHTLDRGYARGFDLELIGPRIDREGRREAAHRACEVMTAMLSRLDPTECA, encoded by the coding sequence GTGTCCGGGATCGACGAGCGGCTCTCCGTTCACGACGTCACCTTCCTCGGCGCGACCGTCGACGAGTTGTGCGCCCATTGGCAGGCGCTGGGGGTGCGTCGGCTCAGCGTCATCGACACCGAGATGACCGACGGGCGGATGATGGAAGTCGTTTCCGCACAGGGCTATTCGGTGAACACGGTGTACCATCTGTTCACGTCGACCGAGGGGCTCCGCCGGGTGATCGACGATGCCGCGGCGGTGGGCGCCCGGTCGGTCTACATGCTGACCGGTGGCCGGGGAGTGTTGTCCTGGGAGGACGCTGCTGATCGTTTCTGCGCCGCGGTGCTGCCGTGCCTCGATGACGCCCGCGCAGCGGGGATCGACCTGGCGATCGAGAACGCCTCGGGGCTGTACGCCGACATTCATATCGCCCACACACTGGCCGACACCGTCGAACTGGCGGAACGAGCCGGCCTGGGGATCTGCATCGACCTGTTCCACTGCTGGACCGAGGCGCACCTGACCGCGCTGATCGACCGTGCCCTGCCCCGCACGGTGGCGATCCAGGTCAGTGACTATGTGCTGGGCGATCGCGCGCTGCCCGCCCGGGCGGTACCCGGTGACGGCGCAATACCCATCGAATCGGTTGTCGCTCACACACTCGACCGCGGCTATGCGCGCGGGTTCGACCTGGAACTGATCGGTCCGCGGATCGACAGGGAAGGCCGGCGCGAGGCCGCGCACCGGGCCTGCGAGGTGATGACGGCGATGCTGTCACGGCTCGACCCCACGGAATGCGCATGA
- a CDS encoding DUF1214 domain-containing protein, translated as MSYGDGPDDAALRGAWETFCHQLMGAGEQVFKDYNGISGLQRTDALRFLTQNLSQAFDLALETRDPRYPSLHAFCGPTRKLGGDCADFTYQQAWIDGRSVYRIVGERGSAPFFNITVQGPRLEGPAVLHEPFGDVPEANLMGEQLVTDTDGRFEVFIGGPQRAPNWLPTTPGSRKLFIRQGFDSWDDRPATMRIERVDMDAPRPLPTAETMVAAIAWAGDFVTGVMSDWPEYPFTHGGVDADRPNEFPMVGTGAGDAERGRAAANMHWSLASDEALVIEFDAHEGLWMLTNMGVFFNSMDFLYRPVSYTPDRTKVDGDGTVRLILAHDDPGYHNWLDTQGFEQGNLTYRHMLAGQPAVIRTRLVKRAQLPEVLPADTATVTEQERTDQMWARFTAIRSRYALL; from the coding sequence ATGAGCTACGGAGACGGTCCCGACGACGCCGCGCTGCGTGGGGCGTGGGAGACCTTCTGTCACCAGCTCATGGGTGCAGGGGAGCAGGTGTTCAAGGATTACAACGGAATCTCCGGCCTGCAGCGCACCGACGCCCTGCGGTTCTTGACCCAGAACTTGAGTCAAGCCTTCGACTTGGCGCTGGAGACCCGCGACCCGCGGTACCCGAGTCTTCATGCGTTCTGTGGACCGACGCGCAAGCTGGGCGGTGACTGTGCCGATTTCACCTACCAGCAAGCATGGATCGACGGTCGGTCGGTCTATCGCATCGTCGGAGAGCGGGGAAGCGCCCCGTTCTTCAACATCACCGTGCAGGGCCCGCGCCTCGAGGGGCCCGCGGTGCTGCACGAGCCGTTCGGCGACGTGCCGGAAGCCAACCTCATGGGCGAGCAACTGGTGACGGATACGGACGGCCGGTTCGAGGTGTTCATCGGCGGACCGCAGCGGGCACCGAATTGGCTGCCCACCACGCCCGGCTCGCGAAAGCTTTTCATCCGGCAGGGATTCGACTCATGGGACGACCGCCCCGCCACCATGCGGATCGAGCGGGTCGACATGGACGCGCCCAGACCGCTGCCGACTGCCGAGACGATGGTGGCGGCGATCGCATGGGCGGGAGACTTCGTCACCGGCGTGATGTCCGACTGGCCCGAGTATCCGTTCACTCACGGCGGGGTCGACGCGGACCGGCCCAACGAGTTCCCGATGGTAGGCACCGGTGCCGGCGACGCGGAGAGAGGCAGGGCGGCGGCCAACATGCACTGGTCACTCGCTTCCGACGAGGCACTGGTCATCGAGTTCGACGCTCACGAGGGTCTCTGGATGCTGACGAACATGGGCGTGTTCTTCAACAGCATGGACTTCCTGTACCGCCCGGTGAGCTACACGCCTGATCGCACCAAGGTCGACGGGGACGGCACCGTGCGACTGATCCTGGCCCACGACGATCCCGGCTATCACAACTGGCTGGACACCCAGGGGTTCGAGCAGGGCAACCTGACCTACCGGCACATGCTCGCCGGACAGCCCGCGGTGATACGCACCCGCCTGGTCAAACGCGCGCAACTGCCCGAGGTGTTGCCCGCGGACACCGCGACAGTCACCGAGCAGGAACGCACGGACCAGATGTGGGCGCGATTCACCGCGATTCGGAGCCGCTACGCCCTGCTGTGA